Below is a genomic region from Brassica oleracea var. oleracea cultivar TO1000 chromosome C9, BOL, whole genome shotgun sequence.
ACGCAGAAAGACTGTAAGATATCAACTCCTTAGAGAAATATGGAAGGAAGATGGATTACAATGACTCTTCTCCTTTTTTGTCTTGGCTATATATATCTTATGATGAAAACAATTCTTAAGTTTCTTGGTTGACATGTATGTATATCAAGCTGCTACTTTGTAAACTCTATTCTTGATATCCTAAATGATTAGCCTAAAGAAGCTAACCTTTTCAATCTTTTATATCACAACACATAAACACAATCAAGAAAGTTATATATATATTTATTCTTAACTATTTCTACTACTTATTTTTCTGAATGAATTTTAAATTTATTCATCACAAAAACTACTATTTCTATTTCGGATTCAAGCAATTCATATTTCTCTTTCTGTGAAACAAAAGTACATATAATCAACTTACAATACAGACATAGAGAGAAGAGAAGAGAAGCCATTTACAAATCTTTGGAATTAGAAAGGGCGACTCGGCGGCCGAACCGTGATCTGAACCGGTAAAGGTGTACCGGTTCCGGTACCTCCGCAGTTGCTACAAGCCGCCCGACCAGAACCGGAACACCTGCGACATCCAGTATCTCCATCAGACCATCGAGAGCAGAAGCACGTGACACGTCCCGTACCGTTGCAGGTCGGACAACGAGGGAAAGGACCACCGGCCATAGGCTTTTGGTCAAGAACCGATTTGACTAAAACCGCGCCGGCTAAGACGCTAAGACCGGTGGCTAGCTGGGTGATGGCAAGCGGACCCATTGTGTTGAAGAGAGAGAAAAAAAGGTTGCGAATTTTGGGGATAACGCAAAGGTAGAATCGTGGAGAGATTGAACAAGAGAGACCGTCCAAAGAAAGGAAAGATATTTTTTTTTTTCCTTTTGGTTTTCAGACAAAAATGTGGTCTTTAATTTTGTATTTATTTAAGTTAATTTTCAAAAGTGATAGATAGGCGGTGTCCTGTCCAGCCGGGGTTAGTTTCGGGTCGATTCGGTTTTCCAAGCACAGATTAACGAGATGTATTCAACTAAAAAAATTAAAAAAATTGGAAGGAAAGTGGAGCAGAACGTGCAGAGAGGGAGGGCCAAGACTTCATGAAGCTCCTGCTAAATTGGGGACTATGGGAGATACAATACAAAGGCAATCCCTTATCGTGGGTGGGGAGAAGGTGTAATGATCTAGTACAATGTAGATTGGATCGATCTGTAGCAAATCAAGAATGGTTAAATGTTTTCCCACAAGCCACCACCTTATATCTCCAGAGAGTCTGTTCGGATCACAGTCCTATTCTCACCTCCTTGGACGGGTTACAAATGAAGAAGAGGTTTTCTTTTAGATATGACCATAGGTGTGTGAGAAGAGATGGTTTTGGAGGTAGTGAACAACAGTTGGAGGAGTAACGCGAATGGTCAAGCAGGTTTGATGTCCAAGATTGCGGTTTGTAGGAAGACCATCTCCAACTGGAAAAGACAAGCGAAGCCAAACTCGGCTGTGCGTATCCAGGAGCTCCATTACAAGATCGATGAGGCTTCACGACAGGAGAACTACAGACTGGAGGAGTTCCAAAAACTCAAAAAGGAACTGGACGAAGAGTATTATAATGAAGAGTTGTTCTGGATGGACCAGAGCCGCCTGATTTGGCTAAGATCAGGGGATAAAAACACCAAGTTTTTTCACGCTGTTACCAAAAACAGGAGAGCCCAGAGCAGGATCAAAAGCCTCATAGATGAGGAAGGTAATGAGTGGTTCTCAGAGGAAGATCTTGGGAGAGTGGCTGAGAATTATTTTAAAAAGCTCTTTGCGTCGGAAAGTGTGGGGTTTGAATTAGAGGAGTGGTCAGAGATTCCAACCATGCTGTCCCCTAGCCAAAATGATGCTCTGATGGCCCCAATAACGAAGGAAGAAGTTAGGAAAGCGGTGTTTGAGATAAATCCAACTAAATGTCCAGGACAAGATGGGATGAACGGATTCTTCTTCCAGCAGTTTTGGGAAACCAACGGCGACGATATTACAGCCACGATACAGAGATTCTTTGAGTCTGGTGATCTGGAGGNNNNNNNNNNNNNNNNNNNNNNNNNNNNNNNNNNNNNNNNNNNNNNNNNNNNNNNNNNNNNNNNNNNNNNNNNNNNNNNNNNNNNNNNNNNNNNNNNNNNNNNNNNNNNNNNNNNNNNNNNNNNNNNNNNNNNNNNNNNNNNNNNNNNNNNNNNNNNNNNNNNNNNNNNNNNNNNNNNNNNNNNNNNNNNNNNNNNNNNNNNNNNNNNNNNNNNNNNNNNNNNNNNNNNNNNNNNNNNNNNNNNNNNNNNNNNNNNNNNNNNNNNNNNNNNNNNNNNNNNNNNNNNNNNNNNNNNNNNNNNNNNNNNNNNNNNNNNNNNNNNNNNNNNNNNNNNNNNNNNNNNNNNNNNNNNNNNNNNNNNNNNNNNNNNNNNNNNNNNNNNNNNNNNNNNNNNNNNNNNNNNNNNNNNNNNNNNNNNNNNNNNNNNNNNNNNNNNNNNNNNNNNNNNNNNNNNNNNNNNNNNNNNNNNNNNNNNNNNNNNNNNNNNNNNNNNNNNNNNNNNNNNNNNNNNNNNNNNNNNNNNNNNNNNNNNNNNNNNNNNNNNNNNNNNNNNNNNNNNNNNNNNNNNNNNNNNNNNNNNNNNNNNNNNNNNNNNNNNNNNNNNNNNNNNNNNNNNNNNNNNNNNNNNNNNNNNNNNNNNNNNNNNNNNNNNNNNNNNNNNNNNNNNNNNNNNNNNNNNNNNNNNNNNNNNNNNNNNNNNNNNNNNNNNNNNNNNNNNNNNNNNNNNNNNNNNNNNNNNNNNNNNNNNNNNNNNNNNNNNNNNNNNNNNNNNNNNNNNNNNNATAGCCCTTCTCGGGAAGCAGTTATGGAGGTTGTTAACCAACAAGAACTCTCTGGTGTCAAGAATATTTAGAAGTAGATACTTCAAAAATTCTGATCCCCTGAGCGCCCCACTCGGTTCTAGACCCTCTTATGCTTGGAGGAGTATACACGCAGCACAAGGTCTGGTTAAACAAGGAGCAAGAATGATGATAGATAACGGGAGAGATACCAAGGTTTGGCAGGACATGTGGCTTGGCAGCAAACCAGCCTCACCGGCCCTATCTATGCGTATGTGCAGTGAAGGTGATAGACTGCGAGTCTCAGAGGAACTAATGGTAAGCGACCTAAGGTGTAATAGTGGTCGAGATTGGAATCATGTCTTGTTGGATAAGATGTTTGCACCAGAGACTCGAGAACAGATCAAGAAAATTCACCCAGCAGGAAGAAGTGGCACCGATACTTATTCTTGGGAGTATACCAAGTCAGGTCACTACACGGTGAAATCAGCTTATTGGGTTCAGGTTAATGTGCTGGATGCCAAGGAGAAGGACTCTATAGTGCTACAACCCAGTCTGGATGGCATTTACCAACAAGTATGGAGTATCGAAACAAGCCCCAAAATTCGTCATTTCCTGTGGAGGTGTCTCAGTAACGCGTTACCAGTTGCTGATAATATGGTGCATCGCCATATAGCGAAAGACAAGAGATGTAGTAGGTGTGGAGAGGAAGCGGAAACAGTGAACCACCTACTCTTTTTGTGTCTGTATGCACGTCTAGTTTGGGCTATGGCAAATGTACACATCCCACCAGCAGGAAGATGGTCTGACTCCTTCTTCTCTAACCTTTATTGGGTCTTAAATCTGAAAAAAGAGTACCCAAAGGAGGAGATAAAGGAGGACCTCATCCCCTGGCTGCTATGGAGATTGTGGAAAAACCGGAATGAGTTCCTCTTTAGGAGTCGAGAGTATACAGCGTCTGCTACTGTGGTGAAAGCACGTGAGCACGCGACAGCATGGAGGAGCAGAGAAGAGGTTAAACCAGTGGAGGCCAAAACGCCCACTTTGGAAGCACCAACCAAGAGATGGACTCCACCTCAGGCTACAAGGCTCAAGTGTAATACTGACGGCTCATGGAAGCAAGAGACTGGGGAGGGAGGAGTTGGTTGGGTACTGAGAGATAGTATGGGGAATCTGATGTGGGCGGGGGCTAAGAGAATCACTGGAATGGGGTCTGAACTAGAAGTAGAGGCGGAAGCTCTGCGTTGGGCCGCTCAGGTTCTGACTGGATTTGGCTATCGGAATGTCACCTTTGAAACTGATTCTCAGGTTCTCTCGAAGATGTTGAGTGGAGAGGAAGCAACCTGGCCGAGAGTGAGACCGTTCATTCAAGAGATAGGTGCATCCGTTGCAGGAATGAATGAGGCGGAGGTGGTTTACTACCCAAGAAGTGGTAACAAAGTTGCAGATAGAATAGCGAAGGAGACTGCTACGTTTACGTCCTTTGTCCCTAAGCTGTATTCTATTGTGCCTAGTTGGTTGTTTGCTTGTATGGAGGTTGATAAGTCAGTTGTAGAACATTGAATTGGCTAATGAGAAGTAGTTGTTGAGTAAAAAAAAAAAAATTAAAAAAATTGTAATAAAAAGACAAATCTACAGTTATTCTTTTTTTTATTGTCATCTGTTGAATTAATATTCAAACTTAATAAACTACACCAATCCAGCAAAGATAATAAACTTTTCCAGAGCCAACATCCAGCATAGTACACATTAGTATCTTGATTCAAGGAATAGAAACATAAAGAGAAATAAGAAACCTAAGGCAAGACATAAACACATACCACAAAAACTTCGAGAGCTGAGAAATATTATCACAAAAGTGAAGCAAAAATGTAAGGGAAGCCGGGTTGAACGAGAAGGTGCTGAAGTTTAGATTATTAGGTGATAGAAAAGCTCCAAGAAAAGTTCCTCAAAAGGAACAATGAGTACCAGTAACTCAAGAACAAGCTTCAACTAGGGGAAGCCATGAGAACAAGGATTTACACCCGAGCAGTCGACGAAGAATTCGGTTGACAATCAAACTATTCAAAGACTGAACGCGATTACCAAAAAATCCGAAAAAACCTGTCGGTTAAAAACTAAGGAACAACACAACTTCACAACACAGATGCTTCACACTGAATAATAGACAAGAACAACAAAGGTCAAGCGAACACTCATCAGTCAGAGACTAAACCTGACAAGCGAGAAGACGCCACAATGGACATACGACAGAACCAAAGACCACAGCAGGGAGACCCTAACCAAAGTACTAATTAAGTCACCACCCAAAACTGCCTCAAGACCATCATACTACATAAAGCTAACGAGATCTTGTTGACAATCCAAAGACCACAGCAGGGAGATCATTCTTACTAAATTTGACATTTTATAAAGTACTTTCACATATCGAACATATTTTTTTAGTTAAAAAAATCAAAATTCAAATTTCTTTGTTTTAGATGATATTCTAGAGTAATAAAAAAAATCGCTTTAAACTCTGCAATTCACTAAAATAATCTAAAACCTCGTTAAAATCAAATCATTTCGAATTTTAGATTGAATATACCCAAGTTACATTCAGATATATTATAGAAGTTTCTGTTTTAGTTTGGGTTTATTCAAATTATTAAATTATGTGAAAAAAAAAAACTGAAAACCTTTTGCATCCATAAAACTTTTATGTAGTTTTAAATCGGGTTTAAGTAACCTGATACATTCATTTATTTTGTAAATATACTCATTTAACGTAAAATGTGGGATTTGTAATTGTCAGTGACCGAGATCATTGACCAAGAACAAAGATTTGGTTATAAAAGCCTCTTACAAACCAATCACAACTCTTAACGATAACACATTAGGGTAGGCGTTCACATACCCATTTGAGGTTCGGCTCGGGTCTATTTTGGTTTTTGGGTTCAAAGATTTCAGCTCTATTAGGTATTTCTAAATTTTGGTTCGGGGTCGGTTCAGATATTTGCGGATTCGGTTCGGGTACGGATAACCCATTTAAATTATTTAAAAAAATTTAAAATTCATATATACTTTAAATTTCTCAAAATCTATAAACAAAATAATATATCCCCTAAACTATATTTGAGAAGTGATTTGTATATGTATCATCACTACATTAACTTTCACAAAAAAATGATGACATAGCTTAAAAGAAATATGACATGGCATAAATCTAATTGTGACATGTAAAATTTACTATATTTAGATTTATGTTTTTGGTAAGATTTCTTAAATATAATAATGATGATTTTCTATATATAGATTTGTATTTTTGAAAAAGTTTCATAATATAGTAATAAATAATAAATTTTATATCAAAAATATTTTTTCTCAGTAAATATTTATTTTGGTAAGATTTTATGATACCTAATAACTTTTCTATATCTATTAAAATAATATGTTTTTATATATAAATAATAATTACGAATATTAAAATTTTACATCAATATATGAATCATATTTTTATTATTAAAATAAGTGTAGTTTAAAATATATTTTATCAACGTATATAAGTTATTTTTATTTAATGTATATATTATTAGAAATAATTTATATATTTACAAATAGACATATTTAAAAATGGTAATTAAATAAAGAATAATATAATGAAATAACTTTATAAATTTCAATTATTTTTATGAAAATTTAAATAATGCAAAATTAAAAGGTCAAAGTAAACTTGAATAAATCAAACTAAAAACAATTACATTATGGTTTTATTTTTAAACTAAGAAAAGTAAAATATAAAAATAGAAAATTTCATTTATATATAATATTTTTAAATATTTTATATTTGCGCATGACACAGGAAAACTCCTAGTTACATATAAATTTGAATAACATATGTCAAATTGCCTAAAATTAACGTATAAATTGGTTTGGTTTGAATATTGGAATTGAGAATCAATTTATATTTTAAGTATTGTTAGTGTTTTGAGTATACTTTAGCTATTTTAGACATGTACTTTTGACTATTTGTGTATATTTATAAGTATTTTGGATAATTTAAAAATATTTTATATATTTTGTTGTTCTTAATATATATTAAATCTAAAAATAATTACGATATATAGGTATATAAATCAATTTCGGATATAATCAGGTATCAAAAATACTTCGGTTCAGATCAGGTTCAGTTTCGGTTTTCTAAATACCAAAATTTTGAACCCATTCGGATATTTAAGAAATTTCGATTCGGGTTCGATACTATTTTTTCGGATCAGGTTCGGTTTGGTTTTTCGGATCCGGATTTTTTTTCACAGCCCTAACTCATTAAACAAAACAAAACCTATACTAATAAAAGGGACCTTTTGAGGCTCCATGGAGCGTCCACATCAGCGAAAAAAACTTCTTCCGAAAAATGACACGTGACATTATTACTAAAAATAAAAAAATATATACAACATAAGAAAAAATAAATCTATACTAATAAAATAGACATTCTGAGGCTCCATGAGACGTCCACATCAGCGAAATTTTTTTATCCCAGAAGATGACACGTGGCAATATTATAAAAATAATAATAATTAAAAGTAAATATACATATAAGGAAAAATAAATAAAAAGTAAATATACAATATAAAAATATTAAAACTACATTAAACATCTCTTTGAAAAATATATGATAAAATAAATAATAAGTAAATATACAATATGAGAAACATATATATTACATTAAATATCTATCGTAATATTACAATTTTGACATAAAATCAAAATAATTAGAATAAGTAATTATAAAACATAATAATAAATAAATAATAAGTAAATATAAAATATAAGAAGGGAAATTGCCACAAATATAAGTAGTTAAATCATATCACCGAAAATATTGACATAATGTATAGTTTTACATTTTAGTATCTCATAAATATATGACCTGATAAATATATTGGCCTAATGGCCTGAGAATATTACTCTCAAAAACCAAAGTTCACGTCACAATCCAACTTCTATTCCTCGCTGAGTAAATATTATTTGTAAAATATTTGGTCAAAATATTTTTAACCAGTCCGATTAAAAGAAATCAACTTTTAACTTCTCCATAATGTAATATTACAAATTTAGAAAAACCAAATATGTATACAATAAATAATAACTAAAAATACAATATAAAAAAGATAATATTATATTAAACATATATCTGAAATAATAAATAGTTATGCATTTTAATTATTTTGTAAATATATTATATAAAAAAATAGAAATATTACATTAAAAATATATCTGAAATAATATATAGTCCTACATTTTAATTATTTCAAATATTTTTAAGAAATGGTAACATTACAATATTAGTAAATATTACTTAAATATATATCTGAAATAATGTATAGTTTTATATTTTAATAATATTGTATTAAACATATATCTGAAATAATGAATAGTTATACATTTTAATTATTTCTTAAATATATAATATAAAAATAGAAATATTACATTAAACATATATCTGAAATAATGTATAGTTTTACATTTTAATTATTTCAAATATTTTTTAAGAAATGGTAACATTACAATATTAGTAAATATTACATTAAACATATATCTGAAATAATGTATAGTTTTACATTTTAATTATTTCAAATATTTTTTAAGAAATGGTAACATTACAATATTAGTAAATATTACATTAAACATATATCTGAAATAATGTAGAGTTTTATATTTTAATTATTTCCAAATATTACATCTATCTGAAAAAACAAAAAAAAATAGAATAAGTAAATATAAAATTTAAGAAAATAATACTAAGTAAAAATACAATATAAGAAATAGAAATATTACATCAAACATCTATTTGAAAAATGTGTAGTTTTACATTTTTATTATATCCAAAT
It encodes:
- the LOC106313811 gene encoding uncharacterized protein LOC106313811; the encoded protein is MGPLAITQLATGLSVLAGAVLVKSVLDQKPMAGGPFPRCPTCNGTGRVTCFCSRWSDGDTGCRRCSGSGRAACSNCGGTGTGTPLPVQITVRPPSRPF